A genomic segment from Ignavibacteriales bacterium encodes:
- a CDS encoding response regulator transcription factor gives MKKIRLLLIEDNRLLRDGILSILKPHKDIIIIAASGDGRNTLVKIKQLKPNVVLLDLGLRSLNSLQVVEVVKKDFPLAKIIVMDLAPIQADILQYVKAGANGFILKDASLNDFLITIRTVNSGATVLPPILVDSLFSQIVEYAVREGKSNLKEAIRMTKREKEVIGFLSEGMSNKEIGQKIHISTYTVKSHIHNIMEKLALHTRLEIANYSYTNETLKTISRSISMVNN, from the coding sequence ATGAAAAAAATAAGATTGCTACTGATAGAAGATAACCGCCTACTTCGGGATGGGATACTTTCAATTCTTAAACCTCACAAAGATATTATAATAATTGCAGCATCCGGTGACGGTAGGAATACTTTAGTGAAAATTAAGCAGTTAAAACCAAATGTGGTTCTTTTGGATTTGGGTTTAAGGAGTTTAAACAGTTTGCAGGTAGTGGAAGTAGTAAAGAAAGATTTTCCATTGGCAAAAATAATTGTTATGGATCTTGCACCGATACAAGCCGATATTTTACAGTATGTAAAAGCAGGTGCTAATGGATTTATTCTTAAAGATGCCTCTCTGAATGATTTTTTAATCACGATACGAACAGTAAATTCAGGAGCAACGGTCCTTCCGCCTATCTTGGTTGACTCTCTTTTTTCTCAGATTGTTGAATATGCTGTTAGAGAAGGTAAAAGCAATCTAAAAGAAGCTATTAGGATGACTAAACGGGAAAAAGAAGTTATTGGCTTTCTTAGTGAAGGTATGAGCAACAAAGAGATTGGTCAGAAGATTCACATTTCAACTTATACTGTTAAAAGTCATATCCATAATATTATGGAAAAACTTGCATTACATACACGTCTGGAAATTGCAAACTATTCCTACACTAATGAGACTCTTAAAACAATTTCTAGAAGTATCTCTATGGTAAATAATTAA